The Halictus rubicundus isolate RS-2024b unplaced genomic scaffold, iyHalRubi1_principal scaffold0029, whole genome shotgun sequence genome window below encodes:
- the LOC143363251 gene encoding uncharacterized protein LOC143363251 translates to MQLPGGTAGPEVEHYITDRRVLSPSGVRSGGARGLEPWDPMSHIYNGPMQLSCYLVSASRRSLLQCEVASAEGGRSKQKMKLWILLAMVALATGHPGLLKVPKVYNAVITSNQNLSPSRAFPVIQPVIHRTAIGYVPPIYYPQVAPQVPGPELVQLPQSESKPSNRAVEMQSEVAAEDSKVPEGPGFPEVKREQQTEEETSQPKSGPRNRHEEQPLSFYPNYQSLYYDPYFYTYSGINPHLVPGTYYIDYQPYGTLDPIPASTPKNGDPGHLLPGYHEERKDTGKVDRPKVPDVPPPPLPTAAPKNS, encoded by the exons ATGCAGTTGCCCGGTGGTACAGCCGGGCCCGAAGTCGAACATTACATTACCGATCGGCGAGTACTTTCGCCAAGTGGCGTTCGTAGTGGGGGGGCCAGGGGACTTGAACCCTGGGACCCCATGAGCCATATATACAACGGTCCCATGCAGCTCTCTTGCTACTTGGTGTCAGCTTCTCGACGGTCCTTGCTCCAGTGTGAAGTCGCATCCGCAGAGGGAGGCCGATCAAAGCAGAAG ATGAAGCTGTGGATCCTGCTTGCAATGGTGGCCCTAGCAACGGGCCATCCGGGTCTGCTGAAGGTGCCGAAGGTGTACAACGCGGTGATCACCAGCAACCAGAACCTGTCGCCGTCGCGAGCGTTCCCGGTGATCCAGCCAGTGATCCACAGGACGGCGATCGGCTACGTGCCGCCGATCTACTACCCGCAAGTCGCCCCGCAAGTTCCCGGCCCGGAGCTGGTGCAACTTCCGCAGAGCGAGTCGAAACCGAGCAACCGAGCAGTCGAGATGCAATCGGAGGTTGCAGCGGAGGATTCGAAGGTCCCGGAGGGTCCCGGTTTCCCGGAGGTGAAAAGGGAGCAGCAGACGGAGGAGGAAACCAGCCAGCCGAAGTCCGGCCCGAGGAACAGGCACGAGGAACAGCCTCTGAGCTTCTACCCGAACTACCAGTCGCTCTACTACGACCCCTATTTCTACACGTACAGCGGAATCAACCCTCACCTGGTCCCCGGGACCTATTACATCGACTACCAACCCTACGGCACTCTCGACCCGATTCCCGCGTCCACGCCGAAGAACGGAGACCCGGGACACCTGCTTCCCGGCTACCACGAAGAAAGGAAGGACACCGGCAAGGTCGACAGGCCGAAAGTACCCGACGTACCCCCGCCGCCTCTTCCGACAGCCGCGCCGAAAAATTCTTGA
- the LOC143363267 gene encoding uncharacterized protein LOC143363267, producing MQVHAKLLGIAAIMVASIESKPMVSDYISNNHITDDAELKEPIFYDYHNILSGYDPNLITYVVQQFGEPEPTPPTTTTASPTAGDGHEDKPDDKDQLNDEDEPDDSDETDDSDEMDDEDKVNDKDKLNDKDEPNNDNKWILKFFSVDESAPQILRGFLNLGAVYGQRCIGSLLAVFILATDPTKIVTIHDRTISTTMKGACLISVLVIIACLAETRAYVSFDQVNPDNSSVSPDDLKKAAAGTEKPKLIRVPLERRSRRAIDGSLATINENDGEKPGRATITERPVPEDVAPDARQGAKRKHKKLKLSQTQGRKKSKKTKRYIDNAARQQLTNGNQNRSETVSFDSHRDERYYAQRKAIMDRFHARNREIARKYRDPASTITTTTEGPFRYTLGFGGLNTATENHRSRLRTTVQPPSFTPPPRVLASTKPSTMPTMHILQGKRKALLDDDDAGGYDDSPEDDSEDEMDDLVTNEQKPDRGDATTTEPTTTIQPAQPEHHNNQSMGKCKSFESLNMLYQHNLVLDSKKGMSATAEIFMPTEEGNCVVCIVANNKAGKWQKDTDLKTAILKVKGELNAQVSISLQFYTGPANGLPCLDVRSIRCEIFT from the exons ATGCAG GTCCACGCCAAGTTGCTCGGCATCGCTGCGATCATGGTCGCGTCGATAGAGTCGAAACCGATGGTGTCTGACTACATCAGCAACAATCATATCACCGATGACGCAGAATTGAAGGAGCCGATATTTTACGATTACCACAACATCCTCTCCGGCTATGAT CCTAATTTGATTACGTACGTTGTTCAACAATTTGGGGAACCAGAACCAACCCCTCCGACGACTACCACCGCATCACCAACGGCAGGGGATGGCCACGAAGACAAGCCGGACGACAAAGACCAGTTGAACGACGAAGACGAGCCGGACGACAGTGACGAGACGGACGACAGTGACGAGATGGACGACGAAGACAAGGTGAACGACAAAGACAAGTTGAACGACAAAGACGAGCCGAATAACGATAACAAGTGGATCTTAAAGTTCTTCTCTGTGGATGAGAGTGCCCCTCAAATTCTGCGAGGATTTCTAAACTTAGGCGCTGTTTAc GGTCAAAGATGCATCGGCAGTCTTCTGGCCGTCTTCATTCTCGCGACCGATCCCACGAAGATCGTGACGATCCACGATAGAACGATCTCGACGACGATGAAGGGCGCGTGTCTCATCAGTGTTCTCGTGATAATCGCCTGCTTGGCGGAAACGCGGGCGTACGTGAGTTTCGATCAGGTGAATCCCGACAACTCGAGCGTGTCCCCGGACGATCTGAAGAAAGCCGCAGCGGGAACAGAGAAACCGAAGCTGATCCGCGTGCCGTTGGAGCGGCGGTCTCGTCGAGCGATCGATGGATCCCTGGCCACGATCAACGAGAACGATGGCGAGAAACCGGGCAGAGCCACGATCACGGAACGACCCGTCCCGGAAGACGTCGCACCGGACGCGCGGCAAGGCGCGAAGAGGAAGCACAAAAAGTTGAAACTGTCGCAGACCCAAGGTCGGAAGAAGTCGAAGAAGACGAAACGATACATCGACAACGCGGCCAGGCAGCAACTAACTAACGGCAACCAGAACCGTTCGGAAACTGTGAGCTTCGATAGTCACAGGGATGAAAGATACTACGCGCAGAGGAAAGCCATCATGGACAGGTTTCACGCGAGGAACCGCGAAATCGCCCGGAAGTACCGAGATCCAGCAtccaccatcaccaccaccaccgaagGACCCTTCAGGTACACTCTGGGCTTCGGAGGTCTTAACACTGCCACGGAAAATCACCGGTCCCGATTGAGAACGACGGTGCAGCCGCCGAGTTTCACTCCACCTCCTCGGGTACTCGCGAGCACCAAACCATCTACGATGCCAACGATGCACATCCTTCAAGGGAAAAGAAAGGCGTTACTCGATGACGATGACGCTGGAGGCTACGATGACAGTCCAGAAGACGACTCTGAAGATGAGATGGATGACCTGGTCACGAATGAACAGAAGCCCGACCGCGGGGATGCTACTACAACAGAGCCG ACAACAACGATCCAACCTGCACAACCAGAACACCACAACAATCAGAGTATGGGTAAATGCAAGTCCTTCGAGAGTCTGAACATGTTGTACCAGCACAACCTGGTGTTGGACTCTAAGAAAGGCATGTCGGCCACGGCAGAGATATTTATGCCGACAGAGGAAGGGAACTGCGTCGTCTGCATCGTCGCGAACAATAAGGCCGGAAAATGGCAGAAAGATACCGACCTCAAAACTGCCATTCTAAAAGTGAAGGGTGAACTGAACGCGCAGGTTTCGATTAGCCTACAATTTTACACGGGTCCCGCGAATGGTCTCCCTTGCTTAGACGTTCGATCGATTAGGTGCGAGATCTTCACGTAA
- the LOC143363269 gene encoding paramyosin-like: protein MAAYLFLLEASMAAFLSSSIAWIVDVPLVSIENVVYLRIQIAGQLEDARRRLEDEERRRSLVEASLHQVESELESVRIQLEEESEARLDIERQLVKANGEVQVWRSKYETEANARAEEVEELRRKYGARIQEQEEQIETLLVKINNLEKQKSRLQSGVEVLIIDLEKANGTARELQKRVEQLEKINIEMKARLEESMSMYEQSQRDLRNKQQELQRTNCELDKTRELKDQLARENKKMGDDLNDAKNQLADMNRRLHELELELRRLENEREELAAAYKEAEAGRKIEEQRAQRLSAELTQMRHDYERRISEKDEEIEIIR, encoded by the exons GTGTCCATTGAGAACGTTGTTTATCTGAGGATCCAGATCGCTGGACAGCTCGAGGATGCTCGTCGTCGTCTCGAAGATGAAGAACGTCGTCGTTCATTGGTTGAAGCCTCTTTACATCAG GTCGAATCGGAGTTGGAATCCGTACGCATTCAATTGGAAGAAGAATCCGAAGCTCGTTTGGACATTGAACGCCAGCTGGTCAAGGCTAACGGAGAAGTTCAAGTATGGAGATCGAAATACGAAACCGAAGCCAACGCTCGCGCCGAAGAG GTAGAAGAACTGCGCCGCAAGTACGGTGCTCGCATCCAGGAACAAGAAGAACAGATCGAAACTCTGCTGGTGAAGATCAACAACCTTGAGAAGCAAAAGTCGCGTCTGCAATCCGGAGTTGAAGTTCTGATCATTGATTTGGAGAAG GCCAACGGAACAGCCCGCGAGCTCCAGAAACGTGTGGAACAATTGGAGAAGATCAATATTGAAATGAAAGCACGCTTGGAGGAGAGCATGTCGATGTACGAGCAAAGCCAACGCGACCTTCGCAACAAGCAACAGGAACTCCAGCGCACCAACTGCGAGCTCGACAAGACTCGCGAGCTGAAGGACCAATTGGCGCGCGAGAACAAGAAAATGGGAG ATGACCTCAACGATGCCAAGAACCAACTGGCCGACATGAACCGCAGACTTCACGAGCTGGAACTCGAGCTTCGTCGTTTGGAGAACGAACGCGAGGAGCTTGCTGCCGCCTACAAGGAAGCTGAAGCA GGCCGTAAGATCGAGGAGCAACGTGCACAGAGATTGTCTGCCGAGTTGACTCAAATGCGTCACGATTACGAGCGTCGTATCAGCGAAAAGGACGAAGAAATTGAAATCATCCGGTGA
- the LOC143363253 gene encoding uncharacterized protein LOC143363253, producing the protein MEDKTSSGNTAVAENQSSGSSPAKKAGKSKAKPQRTKSSHPPTSEMVNNAIKELKDRKGSSLQAIKKYIASTYKVDGEKLAPFIKRYLKTAVTSGAVVQTKGKGASGSFKLSAPKGTAETKSKSSKRVAKKAESADKKPVEKKPASPKKPAAKKPAAKKPAAKKPAAKKPAAVKKAPASPKKVKTPAAKKADAAAKQKAAAQTKSLSKTKKATKAPAAKTKTPKPKTAKSPKAKAAAKK; encoded by the coding sequence ATGGAGGACAAGACTAGCTCCGGTAACACCGCCGTCGCCGAGAATCAGTCGTCGGGAAGCAGTCCCGCGAAAAAGGCGGGAAAATCGAAGGCGAAGCCGCAGCGCACCAAGTCGTCGCATCCGCCGACCTCCGAGATGGTGAACAACGCTATCAAAGAGCTCAAGGATCGCAAGGGATCGTCCCTGCAGGCCATCAAGAAGTACATCGCGTCAACCTACAAGGTCGACGGTGAGAAGTTGGCGCCTTTCATCAAGAGGTACTTGAAGACCGCTGTCACTTCCGGCGCGGTCGTACAGACGAAAGGAAAGGGCGCGTCCGGTTCGTTCAAGCTGTCCGCCCCTAAGGGCACCGCCGAGACCAAGAGCAAATCGTCGAAACGCGTCGCCAAGAAGGCGGAGTCTGCCGACAAGAAGCCCGTCGAGAAGAAACCAGCTAGCCCGAAGAAACCAGCCGCCAAGAAGCCAGCTGCGAAGAAACCCGCCGCCAAGAAGCCAGCTGCGAAGAAACCCGCCGCAGTCAAGAAAGCTCCAGCATCGCCGAAGAAGGTGAAGACCCCTGCTGCCAAGAAAGCCGACGCAGCAGCGAAACAGAAGGCTGCTGCCCAGACCAAAAGCCTTTCGAAAACCAAGAAGGCTACCAAAGCTCCAGCGGCCAAGACGAAAACCCCGAAGCCGAAGACCGCCAAATCACCGAAAGCCAAGGCTGCCGCGAAGAAGTAA
- the LOC143363249 gene encoding histone H2A-like, whose product MSGRGKGGKIKGKAKSRSNRAGLQFPVGRIHRLLRKGNYAERVGAGAPVYLAAVMEYLAAEVLELAGNAARDNKKTRIIPRHLQLAIRNDEELNKLLPGVTIAQGGVLPNIQAVLLSKKTDKKA is encoded by the coding sequence ATGTCTGGTCGCGGCAAAGGTGGTAAAATCAAGGGAAAGGCAAAGTCCCGTTCGAACCGGGCTGGTCTTCAATTCCCCGTGGGTCGTATCCATCGACTTCTTCGCAAGGGCAACTACGCTGAACGCGTGGGTGCTGGTGCTCCTGTCTACTTGGCGGCAGTGATGGAGTACTTGGCTGCTGAAGTGTTGGAATTGGCGGGTAACGCTGCTCGCGACAACAAGAAGACCAGAATCATCCCGAGACACTTGCAACTGGCCATCAGGAATGACGAGGAGTTGAACAAGCTTCTGCCCGGAGTCACCATCGCCCAGGGTGGTGTTCTGCCTAACATCCAGGCTGTTCTTCTGTCGAAGAAGACCGACAAGAAGGCGTAA
- the LOC143363250 gene encoding paramyosin, short form-like yields the protein MAGSLPPLYVPLESKWKHWPTYIYDTNYKYGINFYQPMIDYIDRKGRSSTLPYRDYRITWRTELPELPWSDGRLLWGERPVEPYSRRELIQHAIDAEDQAREHLRQFKVRINKWWSRAG from the coding sequence ATGGCAGGCTCGCTGCCTCCTCTGTACGTCCCCTTGGAGTCAAAATGGAAACACTGGCCCACTTATATCTACGACACGAATTACAAATACGGGATCAATTTCTATCAGCCGATGATCGATTACATAGACAGAAAAGGAAGATCGTCGACGTTGCCCTACCGCGACTATCGCATTACGTGGAGGACAGAGCTGCCGGAATTGCCCTGGTCCGATGGCAGACTTCTATGGGGAGAGAGGCCGGTGGAACCATACTCGAGGCGCGAGCTGATCCAACACGCGATCGACGCGGAAGATCAGGCCAGGGAGCACCTGCGCCAGTTCAAGGTACGCATAAACAAATGGTGGTCGCGAGCGGGATGA
- the LOC143363268 gene encoding uncharacterized protein LOC143363268 translates to MLSASTECDKDSLPPMEADQLADDETDYDDQDEDVMSPSNKGTDEAANDALLEKLVTCASKPHSEAFRNVAAKIHARVTSTVTVTSRIGAIPEDLAEEERSKGATRACIFDPGAGRSSSRFRSTKFRNRKGQAVVKLHGA, encoded by the exons ATGCTAAGTGCGTCGACCGAGTGCGACAAGGATAGTCTGCCACCGATGGAGGCGGATCAGCTGGCCGACGACGAGACCGACTACGATGACCAGGACGAAGA TGTGATGTCACCGAGCAACAAAGGCACGGACGAGGCTGCGAACGATGCTCTGCTGGAGAAGCTGGTCACCTGCGCTTCGAAGCCGCACAGCGAGGCGTTCAGGAACGTTGCCGCCAAGATCCACGCGCGTGTCACATCCACAG TGACCGTGACATCCCGGATCGGAGCGATCCCTGAAGATCTAGCTGAGGAGGAGCGGTCGAAAGGCGCCACGAGGGCATGCATCTTCGACCCAGGTGCAGGGCGTAGCAGCAGCCGCTTCCGCAGCACCAAATTTAGAAACCGAAAAGGTCAGGCAGTCGTCAAGTTGCACGGCGCCTAA